The following nucleotide sequence is from Nitrospira sp..
GGATCTGCTCCCGTTCCGCATCCTGCAAGGTGGTGCTCGGTGCCGCAACCAGCCGCGCTTCCAGCTTCAGCTCCTGGAGCGGCACCTGGAGTTGAGTCCCCTGGGTAAGGATGACCGCGCGCTCGATCAGATTTTCCAATTCACGGATGTTGCCCGGCCACGCATAACGCGACAACGCCTCCAGGGTCGGGGCGGGAATCGATTCGATCGGCTTCTTCATGCGCGCGGCATAGTGCTGCGTGAAATACCGCACGAGCATCGGAATATCCTCTCGCCGGTCGCGCAGCGGCGGCATCGTGACCGGGAACACGTTCAGCCGATAGTACAGATCGCTTCGAAACCGGCCCTCTTCGACCAGCTTCGCCAGGTCCCGGTTCGTGGCAGCCACCAGCCGGATGTCCACGCGGATCGTGCGGGTGCTCCCGAGCCGCTCGAACTCCTGCTCCTGGAGCACGCGGAGCAGCTTCGACTGCAGCTCCAGCGGGATCTCGCCCACTTCGTCGAGAAAGATCGTGCCCTCGTGGGCCAACTCGAAGCGGCCGATCTTTTGGGAAATGGCCCCCGTGAAGGCGCCCCGCTCGTGGCCGAACAGCTCACTCTCCAACAGGCCGGTCGGAATGGCTGCGCAGTTGAGCTTCACAAAGGTGCGCTGCCGGCGGCCGCTGAGCCGATGGATGGCCCGGGCGATGAGTTCCTTTCCGGTCCCGGTTTCGCCCTGGATCAACACGGTGGCGTCGGTCGGCGCCACGATCTCTACCTGCCCCAACACCTGCTTGAGTACACGGCTTTCGCCGATGATGTCGTCGAAGCCATATTCCAGACGAATCTCTTCTTCGAGGTAGAGCTTCTCTTCGGTCAAGCGGTCCTTGAGCGCCCTGATCTCCTGATAGGCTAACGCGTTCTCAACGGCAAGGGCGACCTGCCCGGCCACCTGGCTCAAGAACTCGACATCTTGCGCGCTGAAGGCATGCTCTTGGCGGCTGGCCAGATTCAAACAGCCGATCACCCGGTCGCGCGACAAGAGGGGCAGCGAGCAGATGGAACCGAACCCCTTCTCGACCAGCAGACGGAGCACGGCGTGCGCAAAGGTTTCCAGCTCCTGACGCTCGTTGACCACCACGGGGCGTTTCCGCTGCAGGGCCAGACCGGCCGGAGAATCGCTCACGTCCGTGACCACGCCCTCGGCCAGCGCCCCTTGATTGTCGGGAAAATCCAAGGCGTGAAGGCGCACACGTTGCGTGTCGCCGTCGCAGAGAACCAGGCTGGCATATTCTTGCGACACCATCTCGCGCAGGCACAGGCTCACCGCCTTGAATACCTCGCGCAGATCCAACGTAGACGCCATCGTGTTGGTCATACGCAGCAACAGTCCGAAGCGATCCCGCTGCCGCTCCACGTCCCGTTGCGACGCGGCCGCCGCCTCGCGGTTGAGGACATTCTCGACGGCCACCGCCACCTGCCGTCCGACCTGCTGCATCAATTCCAAATCCGACGTCCGGTACACATCCTTCTCCAGGCTCGAGAATTCCAACGCACCCAAGCGGCGGACCGCCGAGGTCAAGGGCACCAGGCAACAGGACTGAACCCCGTCTTCCCGCATCAGGCCGATGACCTCCGGCCAACGCTGCTCCTTCGTCAGATCGTTAAGCAACAGCGGCTCCTGCGTGGCCCAGACCAAGCCGGCCGGAGTTTCGTCGGGCGGACGTTCCTGGCCGCCGATGATGTCCGCCGGCACATTGGCCTGCAGCACATGGAGCCGCATGACCCCACGCTGGAGATCGTGCAGCGAGAGCCCGACGAAATTGACCGGCACGACCGACGGCAGCAACCGCGCGAGATCCTGCGTCAGCGCGGCCAAGTCGGAGTGGCTGGCGATCGCCTCCGCTACGCGCAACAGGGCGCGATACCGTTCGAGGTTGAGCTGATCCGTCTGCGTCGGCGGTGGGTGAGTCATGCGCGGCCTAGTATGCCCGGAGCCCGAGCCGGGCGCAACGCCGCCCGTTTGCCCCGCTTCGACATTTCCTACCCTGTCACGTATACTGCTTCGCCGGAGTGGAGATGCTTCCATGAACAGTGCGACGATCGTGCGATTTCTGCGGGAGCACATTCCCGACCTCGTGGCCATCTACCAGTTCGGCTCACAGGTCCGAGGCGATGCGACCCCGGACAGCGACATTGACCTCGCCATCCTTGCCAAGCGGACGCTTCCCAGTGAGCGGCTCTTCGAATTGGGTCAAGAACTCGCCGCTCGACTTGGTCGAGATGTGGACCTGCTCGATCTCAAGCGAGCCTCCACGGTCATGCGTGCACAGGTCCTTGCCACCGGCCGCATCCTCGACAGCAGAGAGGGCTCCGCTCGGGCTGAATTTGAAATGTACGCCTACTCCGACTATGCAAGGCTGAACGAAGAACGGAGGCAACCTGTTCGACAATCAAACCAAGCAGGATGCGATCGTGCTCAATCTGCAGCGTGCCTGCGAGACCGCCATTGATCTCGCCATGTATGTGATCAGGCGTAACGGGTTGGGACTTCCGCAGGAAAGCAGAAAGGCGTTTGGCTTGCTAGAGAAAGCGGGACTGCTCCCGGCCGAGTTGGCGAACCGATTCCAGCGAATGGTCGGCTTCCGCAACGTCGCTGTTCATGACTACACCAGCCTAAACCTGGAGATCCTCAATACGATCATCACCACTCACCTCGACAACTTTCGCCGATTCTCATCCACCATCGTCAAGGCCTGCGCGTAGCGGGGAAGGCGCGTTTGGCCTCCGTCCGCTGAAAATCGGTGATGAGGGGACTGCTGCCCTTGCGCGTGACATAGGCCCAGATCCACTGCAGCATCACGGTGATGCGATTCCGGAAGCCAATCAGCAAGAACACGTGCACCACCGACCAAAGCAACCAGGCCGGTATGCCGGAGAGGTGCCATCGACCGAACTCCGCCACCGCGCGGTGGTGGCCGATCGTCGCCATGCTACCCCGATCCACGTACCGAAAGGGTTCGCGTGGCCGCCCTTGGAGATCGTTCAGGATGTTGCGCGCCGCCTGTTGCCCCTGCTGCAAAGCCGCGGCAGCTAGGCCCGGCACCGACCTGCCGTTCGCGTCGACGAGCGCCGCCATGTCGCCGATGACGAACACTTCGCGATGGCCCGGCAGGCTGAGGTCCTGCTCGATGGGCACCCGCCCCGAACGATCCGTGGCTACTCCCACTGTCTTCGCGAGCGGGGAGGGCGCAACCCCGGTCGCCCAAATCGTCACGTCCGTGGCAATCCACTCGTCCCGTACCTTGATCCGACCCGGTTCCACGGCTCGCACGAGGCTGTCGGTG
It contains:
- a CDS encoding sigma 54-interacting transcriptional regulator, producing the protein MTHPPPTQTDQLNLERYRALLRVAEAIASHSDLAALTQDLARLLPSVVPVNFVGLSLHDLQRGVMRLHVLQANVPADIIGGQERPPDETPAGLVWATQEPLLLNDLTKEQRWPEVIGLMREDGVQSCCLVPLTSAVRRLGALEFSSLEKDVYRTSDLELMQQVGRQVAVAVENVLNREAAAASQRDVERQRDRFGLLLRMTNTMASTLDLREVFKAVSLCLREMVSQEYASLVLCDGDTQRVRLHALDFPDNQGALAEGVVTDVSDSPAGLALQRKRPVVVNERQELETFAHAVLRLLVEKGFGSICSLPLLSRDRVIGCLNLASRQEHAFSAQDVEFLSQVAGQVALAVENALAYQEIRALKDRLTEEKLYLEEEIRLEYGFDDIIGESRVLKQVLGQVEIVAPTDATVLIQGETGTGKELIARAIHRLSGRRQRTFVKLNCAAIPTGLLESELFGHERGAFTGAISQKIGRFELAHEGTIFLDEVGEIPLELQSKLLRVLQEQEFERLGSTRTIRVDIRLVAATNRDLAKLVEEGRFRSDLYYRLNVFPVTMPPLRDRREDIPMLVRYFTQHYAARMKKPIESIPAPTLEALSRYAWPGNIRELENLIERAVILTQGTQLQVPLQELKLEARLVAAPSTTLQDAEREQILRVLREAQWVIGGPDGAAARLGLKRTTLTSKIKKLGLSRPRE
- a CDS encoding nucleotidyltransferase domain-containing protein — translated: MNSATIVRFLREHIPDLVAIYQFGSQVRGDATPDSDIDLAILAKRTLPSERLFELGQELAARLGRDVDLLDLKRASTVMRAQVLATGRILDSREGSARAEFEMYAYSDYARLNEERRQPVRQSNQAGCDRAQSAACLRDRH
- a CDS encoding DUF86 domain-containing protein, yielding MFDNQTKQDAIVLNLQRACETAIDLAMYVIRRNGLGLPQESRKAFGLLEKAGLLPAELANRFQRMVGFRNVAVHDYTSLNLEILNTIITTHLDNFRRFSSTIVKACA